The segment CAATTCAACTTCTGATATAGCTTGAGGGTCTTTTTCCAGGCTGGACAACGCTTTCATCAAGGACTCTTGCAAAGTGCGCCCAATGCCCATCACTTCCCCGACGCTTTTCATTTGTGTCGTCAAAGAGTCTTTGGATCCTTGGAATTTTTCAAAGGCAAATCTTGGAATTTTAATAACAACATAATCCAACGCAGGTTCGTAGCAGGAAGGAGTGACTTTGGTGATGTCATTCTTCAATTCCTCAAGGCTATATCCCAAGCACAGAAGGGCTGCGATTTTTGCAATCGGAAAACCTGTCGCCTTGCTTGCCAGAGCGGAAGAGCGACTTACACGCGGGTTCATTTCAATAACCACGCGTTGGCGGGTTTTCGGATGAACAGCGAACTGAATATTCGCTCCCCCCGTTTGAATGCCCACTTCATTGATGATCTTGCAAGCTTCATCACGCATCGCCTGATATTCGTGATCACTCAGGGTCTGCTGGGGCGCCACAGTGATGCTGTCGCCGGTATGAACTCCGCAAGGGTCAAGATTCTCGATGCTGCAGACAACGACGAAGGTGCCCTTATAATCGCGCATCACTTCCAGTTCATACTCTTTCCAGCCAAGAATACTTTCCTCAACAAGGACTTCTGAAGTCGGGCTTTCATGAAGCGCGCCCACGAGCATTTTCTTATATTCTTCTGGAGAATAGGCAATCCCGCCGCCACCACCACCCAAGGTATAATTGGGGCGAAGGATCATCGGATAACCGAGATCGTCAGCAACTTGCAAACCATGCTCGAAGGTTCTGACCAAATGACTTTTCGGATATCCGGCGCCAATTTTATCCAAAAGACCACGGAAGATTTCGCGATCTTCGCCAGCTTTGATAACTTCCGGCGTGGCCCCGAGCAGTTGCACCTTATATTTTTGCAGAATGCCCTTGGCATGAAGCTCAAGAGCCAAATTCAGAGCCGTTTGTCCGCCCAGAGTGGGAATGACTGCATCAGGCCGTTCTTTATCGATGATTTTTTCCAGATAATCGACCTTAAGAGGCTCGACATAAACTCTGGTGGCGACTTCAGGATCAGTCATGATCGTCGCTGGATTGGAATTCACCAGAATGACTTCAAGCCCCTCTTGCATAAGAGCTTTGCAGGCTTGAGTGCCGGAGTAATCAAACTCGCAGGCTTGTCCAATGACGATGGGTCCGGAGCCAATAATTAAAACTTTCCTGATATTGGCTCTATTTACGTTATTGGATCTCGGCACTCTTCCTCCTCGATAGATTAAATCCCTAATTTACCCTCATTGGAGTAAATCATTTCGGGTCTTACGTGTTTATACTGTTCAAATTTGTATCTCATCTTGATCAGTCTCAACATCATCACATCCGGATCCAAATCTGGATCTTTGCGATGGCGTTTAACTTCGCTCAAGATGAACTTCTTGGCACTTTCCGGATGGAAGCAGAAGCCGCGTGTGAAGATAAAAGAATCTCCCACAGGAATCAGGCGCACTTCAAAAACCTCATCAGGATCAAAACCAAAAACAAAAGGAGATGCTTTCACGACCAATTTTTTGTTCGCAAGCAAGTCTTTGATATATACATCGCCATTTTTAATTTTGATAAATTCGAACAAAGAGTGGCGGTGCTTCTTCAAAATTTCGATAATATTCAGCTCTTCTTCAGAGAATCGAAGTTCGCGCACCAAGTGGCAAGCTTCAAGCGGAGTTTGCTTGTAGCCCAGAAGTTCTCTGGTGAAAAAGTACCAGTCATAGAACTGTGCCATGCGAGATTCAAAATGCTCTGAATTTTCGTCTAAAGTGCCTGCATTGGCGAAAAATTCGCTCTTTGCTGTCGCCAGCTCGTCCTTAAAGGCCTCACCGACAAAGTGATTGAGAATCTTTTCTATTACTTTTTCATATTCGTTCATAACATCCGCTCTACAAAATAGCTAAATAGCCCAGATGCTTCATGCGGTCCTGGGCAACTTTCCGGATGATATTGTATTCCCAAACACTTTCTTTTTTCACTATAAAAACCTGCCACACTGCCATCATTTAGATTTAATTGAGTCACTTTAACGTCAGCAGGCAGGCTTGACTGTTCGACCGCGTAACCGTGGTTTTGACTGGTCATGTAAATTTGCTGTAGCAGACTGTCCTGAATCGGGTGATTGCTGCCACGATGACCAAATTTCATCTTGTAAGTCTTCCCACCCAGGGCCAGACCCAAAATTTGATGCCCCATGCAGATTCCAAAAATGGGTTTCACTCCTAAAAGCTCTTTCACCGTGCCGATCGCCACTTTGACATCGGCCGGATCGCCGGGACCATTTGTCAGCATGATGCCATCTGGCTTGTAGTCCATGATCTCTTGAACTGAGGCTCGACTGTTGAAAATCTTGATTTCAGAGCAGCGATTCTGCAATTCACGCAAAATGTTTTCTTTGCTGCCAAAATCCAAAACTGCAACCCGAGGTCCCACCAAGTTGTCGCCCTTGCGGACTTCCGCTTCCTTGCGCGATGCCTGGTAGACCCAGTCTTTATCGATGGTTTTTTTCGCAGCAATCAGCGTCCCGGCTTTTTGCTTTGCTTCGTCTTCTGAAGCGGCTTCGACCAAAGCTCCCCACGGAGTTCCTCCGCTGCGAAGTCTTAAAACCAGCGCACGAGTATCCATTTCAGTTGCCAACGGAATGCCATTTGAAGTGAGGCGAGATTTCCAAGCATGGTCGCGTTCACTGTCTTGCACTTCCAGACAGATAAATCCTTCAATCCACAATTTGCGAGACTCCCACACGGCATCTTCGACGCCGTAATTGCCCATCATCGGGGCGGTCATTACCACAATTTGCGAAAAATAAGAGGGATCAGTGGCAATTTCTTCGTAACCCGAGTGAGAAGTGTTAAATACAACTTCGCCAGCACGATCTTCACCGCCCTGCCAAGCTCCTTTATAAACTTCTCCACTTTCCAGAACGAGATACGCTGCCATAAATGCCCCTCTATAACTCAACTAAAATACTGTGTAGCAATGCTTGACGAACAAAAACTCCGTTGGAAACCTGATCCAACACCTGACAACGAGGATCCTGCAAAATGTCGCTATCCAGCTCCGTGCCTTGATTGATTGGCCCGGGATGCATAATCAAAGCTTGCGCCGATAAGCTCTGCAAATTCTTTTTTGTAAAACCAAATTGCTCACGATAATCCGCCAAAGAGTATTCAATCGCATGACGTTCGAGCTGAACTCGAAGAGCCATGGCAACGGAGGCCCATTCCAGCCCTTCTTTCAGTGAAGAGAAAACCTTCACTGTCGGTGTCGAAGGTAAAAAGTCTTTCGGCCCACATAGAGCCACTTCATAGCCAAGTTTCGTCGCAAGTTCAAAATGAGAAGCGGCAACTCGGCTATGACGAACATCTCCAACGATGAGGACTCTTTGTCCTTCACATGTGCCCAAATGCTTACGAATTGTGTAGGCATCAAGAAGAGCCTGCGTAGGATGTCCCACTTTGCCCCAACCGGCATTAACAACTGGCATTGAGAGCTTTCGAGCGACATCACGAAGATCTAAATCGTCTCCGCTTCGAACCACCAAGAACGAGGGCTTCATCGCGGCCACATTTAAAACAGTATCTTCAAGAGTTTCACCCTTTTCGAGACTGGTTCCCGCTTTCCCGTCTAAAAGCAATGGATAAACTCCCAGGCGCGCACAAGCGGTTTCAAAGCTCATTCGCGTTCTGGTGCTGGCTTCAAAAAACAAAAGGGCTCCGGTTTTGCCGAAGCCCTTTTCAAATGACAATTTATTTTCAGAAATCAGATCAGCGAAAGAGAATAGAGTGCTGATTTTTTCTTTTTCGAGGGAAATTAGATCTATGAGGGAGTTCGTTTTCCTAGATGACATCTAGAACCTTAGCCTAGGGACCTCGAACCATGTTGTCAATGCACGGGAAGAAAAACTCTGTTCCAACGCACCGAAGGATAACGCTCGCCGCCCCATTTTTGCTGCCAGTCCAAAGATAACCAAATTAAAACAACTTTGCCCACCACTTGGGAGGCTGGAACTGTGCCCCAGTACCGCGAGTCGTCACTGGCATCGCGATTATCCCCTAACAGGAACACTTCACCGGGCGGCACGATGATTGGACCAAAATCTTTGTCCTCATCATGTTTTTGAAAAATCACACGCCAGCCAAAGTCTTTGTACTGTTCTTGAAAGACGTCAAAAAGCTCGTGATTAGGATTGTCCACTTTCGTGTCTTGAAGCTTTTCGTATTGGAACGCCTCTTCATTCAATATCAAACGACCTTGCTTAATTTGCACGCGGTCACCAGGTAAGCCGACGACCCGCTTGACGTAATTGATCTCTGGCTGATTGGGATAACTGAAGACCACCAAATCGCCCCGCGAAGGAAAACTGGTATCTAATTTTTTTTGCGTAAACGGAAGCTGCAAACCATAAGCTATGCGAGACGAGAAGATGAAATCTCCAGGCTTCAAGGTCGGCTGCATAGAACCCGTGGGAACCTTATAGGCTGTGATTAAAAAACTGCGCACAAACAGTGCAAAAAGCACAGCCACCAATAATGTTAGAAAATATTCCCGCCAACGAGTCATTAACGAAATCTTAACTAACTTTTAGGGGGATTGAGTAGACATTCTTTAGGCTTGGACACTGGTCTAATAAAACATATTCATATTTACAATGCGAACCTTCTAGACCCGATCGTGCAAGAAATCCATGGCTGAGTGGCCTCCAAATGGCTATTCCCAGCCCTCCACCGCCCTTCCTGCCAAGAGCAGGAAATTGCTTTGCAATCTGGGGCATTCAATAGCAAATTGCTTAAAAAAATCCCATACCTAAATGGATAGAATATGACTTCGACAGCAGACCATATCGACAGTGCTTTTGACCTTAGCTATTTAGACTTTCCCAAATGCCCAAAAACTGAAATTAAGACCATCGGCATCCTGGGCGGGGGCACCGCAGGCTACCTAACAGCTTTGGCACTTAAAAAACTTCACCCAGGCATTAAAACTTCCGTTATCGAGTCCAGCAAAATCCCGGTTATCGGCGTGGGTGAATCAACAACGACTGAGATCGTTCCGTTCCTGCACAGAACTTTGGGTATTGATCCACAAACTTTCTTCCATGAAGTTCAACCGACTTTGAAATTGGGAATTCGCTTCGACTGGGGTTGTCCCAAAGATGAAAACGGAGATTACCACTTCAATTTCAATTTCTTCGCCGGTCACCAGCAGGAGTCTTATTACTACGAAGACTCCATCAACAATGCGAATTGGGCCTCGGTTTTGATGGACGCAAAGAAGATTCCGGTGGTTCGCGAAAAAGACGGGTCTTTGACATCTCTTTTGCCGAGCATCCCGTTTTCATACCATATCGACAACAAAAACCTGATTCGCTTCCTGAATAAAACCGTAAAGCAAAGAGGCATCGAGATCCTGGATGCTGAAGTTGTGAAAGTGAACTTGGACGACAAAGAGTTTGTTTCGTCTTTGGAAACAGACGATGGCCAAAAGCTTTCTTTCGATCTTTATATCGACTGCTCTGGCTTCCGCTCAAAGATCTTGGGTCAGGCTTTAAAGACGGAATTTATTCCCTTCAATTCAACTTTGATCAACAACCGCGCTTTGACCTTCGATACACCTAACAATAACGTGATCGCCCCTTATACGGCCTGCACGACGATGAATAACGGCTGGTGCTGGACTATTCCGATGAGAGGTGAAAACCATCATGGCTATGTGCATTCAACTCTTTACTGTGACGAAGCGACTGCTTTAGCTGAAGCACGCGCGAAGTTCGGTCACTTTGAAAACTACAAAATGGTAGAGTTCCGATCAGGACGTCACGCTCAAGCTTGGAATAAAAATGTTTTTGCAATCGGCAATGCTTACGCCTTCGTTGAGCCCTTAGAGTCGACAGCCATCCAAACAGCAGTCCACAGCATCATGACTATGTGTAAGTTGATGCCGAACAATCACTCTGATTACGCTTCCATCGCGGGTATCAATCAGGAGATCGCAGCAACTTGGGACACCTTCCGCTGGTTCCTGGGAATTCACTACAAATACAACAAGCAACTCGATACGCCGTACTGGAAGTGGTGCAATGAGAATACAAATATCGGTGATGCTCAGATGGTTGTGGACTTGTTTAATCAACGTCCACCACTCAGCGCGAGCAACTTCGGTACAAACTCTCCTTATACCGCTCTCGAGGCTCTGGTTTTCAATAGCTATAGCTATGACACCCTTTTGTATGGCCAGAAAGTTCTGAGCAAACCGCCCGTCAAGCCTGCGATGTCAAAAGAAGAGTACTTGAGCAGAACTTACTCTTATCAAGAACTCACGAAGAAGGCTCTCACCTTGCATGAACTTTTCGAGGGTGATCATCTTTTCGAAGATGAATTGCTCGAACAACTCTTTGACGATCCAGACACTTGGATTGTTGAGACCGAAGCTTAATACAGAGACGACTAGGTATGATGACTTTTCCCGTCTACGTTCTTTTGGGCCTCATTCTTGGGCCCAGCGGACTTCATCTTTCAGCTCCTCCGGCGTTGCTATTTAAAATCTGCGCGGCCGGATTCCTTTTTGTTTCGGGCATGGAGTGCTCGTTCCAAGGAATGGGCAGACACCTGAAAGTCGTCTTGGGAATCAGTCTGGGTTCTTTTGTAATCCCTTTGGCTTTAGGCCTCTTCGTTGCTCCCCTGTTTCAGTTCGAGGACTTTGTTAGCAGCTGGGTCTTTGCCACTGCCTTGTCTGTTTCTGCACTTCCCGTGATCATTCAAATCCTGCGCGAAAGAAGCCTGCTCAACCATCTCTTGGGACACATCATTATTGCGGCCGCGAGTCTTTGCGATATCGCAGCTTGGGCGTGCTTTATGTTCGTACTACCTCAAGAGCAGCAAGCCACATGGATCTGGAGTCACTTCCCCGTTTTATTTTTCTTCCTTGGCCTCTTATGGAAATTGTTTTTGCCCCTCCCGGGCTTGTTCTTAAGAAATATTGAAATTGCAAGCCGATGGATTTTTGCACCGATCTTCTTTATCGGAATCGGGCTGCAGCTCAATATTTGGAAGTCTTTCAATCTTTGGCTGGCCTTAGGCACCATTGCGCTGGCTTTCGCTGGCAAAATAATCGGCGGACTTTTGGCTGCGAAGCTTTTAAAACTTCCGAAGCAAGAAGCCTGGATCATTTCCGTGGCCCTCAGTGCTCGCGGAGCGATGGAAGTTCTTTTAGCGCAATTGGCTTTCCATAGCGGCTTGATCAGCGAAATGTGGTTCACGATCCTGGTGATCATGGCCATCATCACCTCCCTCACCGCAGGGCCTTGGCTGCGCTATTTGCAAAAGAAGCCGGCATAGCTTTCTCTCATTATTAAATCCAAGAATGGAGTCTTTTAAATAAGACTCTGCGCCCTCTAACAGACGCCATCTCCAATAAAAAGGCAATTGAGGCCGTTTTTCGTGCTTTTCTCCGCGGTCCGCCCCTTGCTCTAGAGGTCCGCCAACACGGGAATGATCCCGCCAACAAGGAGAAAAACCATGATCTATACATACGAAGAAAGAAAAGGCTCAAACGCCAACGGTCGTCGCGACCTAGACAAAGAGGAAATCCCTCAAGCTCTTCAAGAACTTCTGAAGAAAAAATAACCTCAAAGGACGAGCTGCCCTAGCTCGTCCTTCTTCTTAAGGATTTACAATGTATCTCCAACTCTCTCCTAAATTTAGAAAAGAAAATCAACTCCACCTAAAAACAGACACTTTAGTTCATGAGGCTCCTTGGCAACATTTCATCTTGGATAATGTCTTTGCATTAAATGACTTTATTAATCTGCAAGAGAGAATTCTTTCTCAAAATCATGAATTCAAAATTGGCAGTGAAGATCCGGAGCAGATTCAACTGCGTGCTTTGCCCGATATGGCTTTAGCAGAAGCTCTTTTGTCTGAAGAATTTCAGGGCTTGCTGGAGAAGGTTTCAGGCTCGGCCCTTTCAATTTATAAATCGGGAGCTTTGCAATTGCGCCGCATGACGCCTGACTCACCTGCATTTCCCCCGCATTATGACTTCATCGATCACCGTACGCTCGTCATGCTTTATTATCTGGGTCGAGATTGGACACCCGCGAATGGTGGGGAACTTTTACTTCACAAGGAAGAGGGGGCCGCAATCGATGGACCCGATACAAAGTGGATATCACCGATAGCAAATCGAATGGTTCTATTTTTTTGCGATGAAACGAACTGGCACAGTGTCCGCCAAGTCATTAATTGGAATCGATATTTGGTTTTCGCCGAATGGAGCGTTGTCTCTAATGAGAGGATTTTATGATCAAGATTGTTTTTAATCTTTTAAATAAAAAATTTATTTTTACTATGTTTGCGCTGATCACTATTCAACAAATACTCGTCGCAATGGGTACGGCTTGTTTAAGCCTGAGTGGACAAAACTTGAATAAGCCTACCCACTTTGTTTTATTTATTACCGGATTTCTTATTTTGTCGATTCTTCCCCACTTCGTAACTATTTTTCTGCGGAAGACAGAGATGCAGGGCTATTTCCAAGCTTACTATTCATTTATTGAACTACGCCTTCTCAAATTTGCAGGATCTGCGAAGATTTGGCCTAACCATCAACAAAAGGAAAAGTATCAAACAGCTATTGGACCTGAGGCCGAGAACTATCTAACGGCCATCGCTTTTTCGATCTTTGATATCTTCCTATTCTTACTGACTATTGCCCTCAACATCTTAGCGATCTCTTTGGTGGTCGATTCCCGCTTCATCCTGGCGTTCGCTGTCTCTGCGATAGTCTCCTACTGGGTCTTTAGTAGACTTTCATCGTCGATTGATCAGCTGATTGAACGTGAACAAGAAAACAAAATGAGATTCCTCAGCTATCTTTTGAAGTCATGGGATAATGT is part of the Bdellovibrio svalbardensis genome and harbors:
- the carA gene encoding glutamine-hydrolyzing carbamoyl-phosphate synthase small subunit, giving the protein MAAYLVLESGEVYKGAWQGGEDRAGEVVFNTSHSGYEEIATDPSYFSQIVVMTAPMMGNYGVEDAVWESRKLWIEGFICLEVQDSERDHAWKSRLTSNGIPLATEMDTRALVLRLRSGGTPWGALVEAASEDEAKQKAGTLIAAKKTIDKDWVYQASRKEAEVRKGDNLVGPRVAVLDFGSKENILRELQNRCSEIKIFNSRASVQEIMDYKPDGIMLTNGPGDPADVKVAIGTVKELLGVKPIFGICMGHQILGLALGGKTYKMKFGHRGSNHPIQDSLLQQIYMTSQNHGYAVEQSSLPADVKVTQLNLNDGSVAGFYSEKRKCLGIQYHPESCPGPHEASGLFSYFVERML
- a CDS encoding aspartate carbamoyltransferase catalytic subunit; its protein translation is MSSRKTNSLIDLISLEKEKISTLFSFADLISENKLSFEKGFGKTGALLFFEASTRTRMSFETACARLGVYPLLLDGKAGTSLEKGETLEDTVLNVAAMKPSFLVVRSGDDLDLRDVARKLSMPVVNAGWGKVGHPTQALLDAYTIRKHLGTCEGQRVLIVGDVRHSRVAASHFELATKLGYEVALCGPKDFLPSTPTVKVFSSLKEGLEWASVAMALRVQLERHAIEYSLADYREQFGFTKKNLQSLSAQALIMHPGPINQGTELDSDILQDPRCQVLDQVSNGVFVRQALLHSILVEL
- the lepB gene encoding signal peptidase I, which codes for MTRWREYFLTLLVAVLFALFVRSFLITAYKVPTGSMQPTLKPGDFIFSSRIAYGLQLPFTQKKLDTSFPSRGDLVVFSYPNQPEINYVKRVVGLPGDRVQIKQGRLILNEEAFQYEKLQDTKVDNPNHELFDVFQEQYKDFGWRVIFQKHDEDKDFGPIIVPPGEVFLLGDNRDASDDSRYWGTVPASQVVGKVVLIWLSLDWQQKWGGERYPSVRWNRVFLPVH
- a CDS encoding tryptophan halogenase family protein, producing the protein MTSTADHIDSAFDLSYLDFPKCPKTEIKTIGILGGGTAGYLTALALKKLHPGIKTSVIESSKIPVIGVGESTTTEIVPFLHRTLGIDPQTFFHEVQPTLKLGIRFDWGCPKDENGDYHFNFNFFAGHQQESYYYEDSINNANWASVLMDAKKIPVVREKDGSLTSLLPSIPFSYHIDNKNLIRFLNKTVKQRGIEILDAEVVKVNLDDKEFVSSLETDDGQKLSFDLYIDCSGFRSKILGQALKTEFIPFNSTLINNRALTFDTPNNNVIAPYTACTTMNNGWCWTIPMRGENHHGYVHSTLYCDEATALAEARAKFGHFENYKMVEFRSGRHAQAWNKNVFAIGNAYAFVEPLESTAIQTAVHSIMTMCKLMPNNHSDYASIAGINQEIAATWDTFRWFLGIHYKYNKQLDTPYWKWCNENTNIGDAQMVVDLFNQRPPLSASNFGTNSPYTALEALVFNSYSYDTLLYGQKVLSKPPVKPAMSKEEYLSRTYSYQELTKKALTLHELFEGDHLFEDELLEQLFDDPDTWIVETEA
- a CDS encoding cation:proton antiporter, which encodes MQRRLGMMTFPVYVLLGLILGPSGLHLSAPPALLFKICAAGFLFVSGMECSFQGMGRHLKVVLGISLGSFVIPLALGLFVAPLFQFEDFVSSWVFATALSVSALPVIIQILRERSLLNHLLGHIIIAAASLCDIAAWACFMFVLPQEQQATWIWSHFPVLFFFLGLLWKLFLPLPGLFLRNIEIASRWIFAPIFFIGIGLQLNIWKSFNLWLALGTIALAFAGKIIGGLLAAKLLKLPKQEAWIISVALSARGAMEVLLAQLAFHSGLISEMWFTILVIMAIITSLTAGPWLRYLQKKPA
- a CDS encoding 2OG-Fe(II) oxygenase, whose translation is MYLQLSPKFRKENQLHLKTDTLVHEAPWQHFILDNVFALNDFINLQERILSQNHEFKIGSEDPEQIQLRALPDMALAEALLSEEFQGLLEKVSGSALSIYKSGALQLRRMTPDSPAFPPHYDFIDHRTLVMLYYLGRDWTPANGGELLLHKEEGAAIDGPDTKWISPIANRMVLFFCDETNWHSVRQVINWNRYLVFAEWSVVSNERIL